A single region of the Desulfovibrio inopinatus DSM 10711 genome encodes:
- a CDS encoding methyl-accepting chemotaxis protein has translation MSENKIRLGIRQVVIGLWIVTVSILSVAFWLDLQWMYYTAVAVSALVAFGAIVFADSSSRSLLALLENVQDEQTLKNTVLSECKNLGVLGQRFASVLEVTLEEISFCRNAIKSIGMPVVVCRKDNTIAYASNATMDFLKKKETDIVGVNAGMAFYNKKNTSTTENAIHSKQNMVTEKDVILWDKRVVPAKIAVNIISNTKGDVLGSTELLADISDVREQQKEVLKHNEQMVEASREVSDLAQRLASASEELSASADEQARGAREQKKQTDTVATAMEEMTATVMEVAQNAAVTSSAADEASKSAAQGVMLVTKAVDGINNVSQSSAKLGAVLGQLNSQAEEIGRIINVINDIADQTNLLALNAAIEAARAGEAGRGFAVVADEVRKLAEKTMGATKEVEVAIHEIQQRSNHAVDTMKQTEKQVNESTKLSNGAGLALEDILKKIEDMVLRVSQIATAAEEQSSAAEEINQNIEEIARIAHEADEGADQAAHATRDLAELSQELLSMSMDFSADQNKSQLMLKSSGSEMRGVLPKMMQDYVKERFNKNIYDQMESALGNPVFLPTASYPDTVLHQMAEVLTSLTGKSQRDIFMGFGKFTIPMFYKMYRRYFKAQTLKDFYLHMNDTHTQLTKDHPGIKPPKFTYEDKGNVLFMNYHSKRGLFDYFEGILNGAAEYMKERVKIVVKPLDKDTARAEITFL, from the coding sequence ATGTCAGAAAATAAGATCCGTTTAGGTATTCGACAGGTCGTCATAGGACTGTGGATTGTCACAGTGAGTATCCTCTCGGTTGCCTTCTGGTTGGATTTGCAATGGATGTATTATACTGCGGTTGCCGTAAGTGCTCTTGTTGCCTTTGGTGCAATCGTTTTTGCCGATTCGTCATCTCGCTCTTTGCTTGCACTTTTGGAAAATGTACAAGACGAGCAAACATTAAAAAATACAGTCCTTTCTGAGTGTAAAAATCTAGGAGTTTTAGGGCAGAGATTTGCTAGCGTTTTGGAAGTGACACTTGAAGAAATATCTTTTTGCCGTAATGCAATTAAATCGATTGGCATGCCTGTTGTTGTGTGCCGTAAAGATAATACTATTGCGTATGCCAGCAATGCGACAATGGATTTTTTGAAAAAAAAAGAGACTGATATCGTCGGAGTGAATGCTGGGATGGCATTTTATAATAAAAAGAATACATCGACGACTGAAAATGCAATTCATAGTAAACAAAATATGGTTACAGAAAAAGATGTTATCTTATGGGACAAGCGCGTTGTCCCCGCCAAAATTGCGGTTAATATTATTTCGAATACCAAAGGTGATGTTTTAGGAAGTACGGAATTGCTTGCCGACATATCTGATGTGAGGGAACAACAAAAAGAAGTATTGAAGCATAATGAACAAATGGTTGAAGCAAGCCGTGAAGTCAGCGACTTAGCACAACGCCTTGCATCTGCTTCTGAAGAGCTTTCTGCATCTGCTGACGAACAAGCACGAGGAGCTCGAGAGCAAAAAAAACAAACAGATACCGTGGCGACTGCGATGGAAGAAATGACGGCAACGGTTATGGAAGTTGCCCAAAATGCCGCTGTTACTTCAAGTGCTGCTGATGAAGCCAGTAAATCGGCAGCCCAAGGTGTTATGCTCGTCACAAAGGCCGTTGATGGTATCAATAATGTCTCACAATCGTCGGCAAAGCTTGGTGCGGTATTGGGACAGCTCAATAGTCAAGCCGAAGAAATCGGACGCATCATCAATGTCATTAATGATATTGCCGACCAGACAAATTTACTTGCGTTAAATGCTGCGATTGAAGCGGCGCGGGCTGGGGAAGCTGGTCGTGGGTTTGCTGTTGTTGCCGATGAAGTCCGGAAGCTTGCTGAAAAAACGATGGGTGCAACGAAAGAAGTTGAAGTTGCCATTCATGAAATCCAACAGCGTTCCAATCATGCTGTGGATACGATGAAGCAGACCGAAAAACAGGTTAATGAGAGCACCAAACTCTCCAATGGCGCTGGACTGGCGTTGGAAGACATCTTGAAAAAGATTGAGGATATGGTTCTTCGTGTTTCACAAATAGCAACTGCAGCAGAGGAACAGTCTTCCGCAGCAGAGGAAATTAATCAAAATATTGAAGAGATCGCACGTATTGCTCATGAAGCTGACGAGGGTGCAGATCAAGCCGCTCACGCGACTCGTGATTTGGCTGAGTTGTCCCAAGAGTTGCTCTCCATGAGTATGGATTTCTCTGCAGACCAGAACAAAAGCCAATTGATGCTCAAGTCGTCTGGCAGCGAAATGCGAGGTGTTTTGCCCAAAATGATGCAAGATTACGTGAAAGAGCGCTTCAATAAAAACATCTATGATCAAATGGAGAGCGCTTTGGGAAACCCGGTATTTTTACCGACTGCCAGTTATCCCGATACCGTGCTCCATCAAATGGCTGAAGTGCTCACATCGTTGACGGGGAAAAGCCAGCGAGACATCTTTATGGGCTTTGGTAAATTTACGATTCCTATGTTTTACAAGATGTACCGACGGTACTTTAAGGCTCAAACGCTGAAAGATTTCTACCTCCACATGAATGATACTCATACTCAGTTGACGAAAGATCATCCAGGGATCAAGCCTCCAAAGTTTACCTACGAAGATAAAGGGAACGTGCTTTTTATGAACTATCATTCAAAGCGGGGACTTTTTGATTATTTTGAAGGAATTTTAAATGGCGCGGCGGAATATATGAAAGAGCGGGTGAAAATTGTGGTGAAGCCGCTGGATAAAGATACGGCGAGAGCAGAAATTACTTTTCTCTAA
- the ilvC gene encoding ketol-acid reductoisomerase: MKVYYDQDADLSLIKDKTVAIIGYGSQGHAHAQNLRDSGINVVIGQRPGGPNWTLAKEHGFEPVSAAEAAKQADIIMILVQDQYQGEVYKNEILPNLSAGKSLAFGHGFNIHFSQIIPPADVNVIMIAPKGPGHLVRRVYTEGGGVPCLVAVHQDPSGKALDIALAYAKGIGGSRSGVLQTTFREETETDLFGEQAVLCGGVSALVKAGFETLTEAGYQPEIAYFECLHELKLIVDLMYEGGLAKMRYSISDTAEYGDYTRGPRVINDETKAEMRRILKEIQQGTFARDFILENQAGRASFLATRRLEAEHPIETVGSKLRDMMSWLKK, translated from the coding sequence ATGAAAGTTTACTATGACCAGGACGCAGACCTTTCGCTTATTAAAGATAAAACGGTTGCCATCATCGGGTATGGTAGCCAAGGGCATGCTCATGCGCAGAACTTGCGTGACTCGGGTATCAATGTCGTGATCGGACAGCGTCCCGGTGGTCCGAACTGGACTCTGGCCAAAGAACATGGCTTCGAGCCTGTTAGCGCTGCTGAAGCTGCCAAACAAGCTGACATCATTATGATTCTCGTCCAGGACCAATATCAGGGCGAAGTCTACAAAAACGAAATTTTACCGAACTTGAGCGCCGGGAAGTCCCTTGCGTTTGGGCATGGTTTTAATATTCATTTCAGCCAGATCATTCCCCCAGCTGACGTTAATGTCATCATGATTGCCCCCAAAGGTCCGGGACACCTTGTGCGCCGTGTGTACACCGAAGGTGGCGGCGTGCCGTGCTTGGTTGCCGTGCATCAAGATCCTTCCGGTAAAGCGCTCGATATCGCACTGGCTTACGCCAAAGGTATTGGCGGCTCCCGCTCCGGTGTTTTGCAAACTACCTTCCGTGAAGAAACCGAAACTGATCTTTTCGGTGAACAAGCTGTTTTGTGCGGCGGTGTGAGCGCATTGGTTAAAGCCGGTTTTGAGACGTTGACGGAAGCCGGATACCAACCTGAAATCGCCTACTTTGAATGCCTGCATGAGCTCAAGCTTATTGTTGACCTGATGTACGAAGGTGGCTTGGCCAAAATGCGGTATTCCATTTCCGATACCGCGGAATACGGTGACTATACCCGTGGACCTCGGGTTATTAATGATGAGACCAAAGCAGAAATGCGCCGCATTTTGAAAGAAATTCAGCAAGGTACCTTTGCTCGCGATTTCATTCTTGAGAACCAAGCCGGACGAGCTTCCTTCTTGGCTACTCGTCGTCTCGAAGCTGAGCATCCCATTGAAACTGTTGGATCGAAATTGAGAGACATGATGAGTTGGCTGAAGAAATAG
- a CDS encoding methyl-accepting chemotaxis protein, which produces MHTDTSNSHERTEIISQKESARFFSSCSQALGKLEHALSQAITKREDDFLALGEALGQFHVESTELSELASHVVELTSGPRLRDAVEGLTNELERMSALSESTTGQDSLVELASIDDITKHLHSAMGEFSRIVKRLSMLGISTRIESARLGSKGMGFSTLSDDVEKLAANIIKHSEQIVSQSKSLEELIVSARKRTELLVESQKGYSKSLIDELMLHLETLIELMERSEALSARLTQNTKEIAEKISDAVLSMQFHDIVRQQVEHVEEALRDVLNVIRDPNQFAFSQGDIATTEREIIAWIKDVCQIQVSQLDHGEASFVHAVDTFRTNIQGIAGHILDIGQDITELTASGGREGSQVLDRLDSGIGRIMDGLRAFAEQGDDIGRIMKSVAGTVIDMSSFVSEIEEVGSEIELIAINASIKAAHTGEEGKALGVLASAIQQLSVQARRQTDAVGSVLSDVSSSSDILQANAEAYHDMSQVESMVATLKSLASDIKQVKAEVDENFIRLHDKSEYLGSAVNDAADQIHFHHEVARTLSSGRAVLQKILDNALHLVPHETDENRPERLKELLKRYTMEVERSIHENASGEKSESDDIELFTSDDSTDLHDDLGDNVELF; this is translated from the coding sequence GTGCATACAGATACAAGCAATTCGCATGAACGTACTGAAATCATTTCCCAAAAAGAAAGTGCTCGTTTTTTTTCTTCTTGCTCACAGGCACTGGGAAAGCTTGAACACGCGTTGTCTCAAGCCATTACCAAACGGGAAGATGATTTTCTTGCTCTTGGAGAGGCACTTGGGCAGTTTCATGTTGAATCTACGGAACTTTCGGAGTTGGCCTCTCATGTTGTCGAATTGACATCTGGACCACGACTACGTGATGCCGTCGAGGGGTTAACCAACGAACTCGAACGCATGAGTGCGTTGAGTGAGTCAACAACAGGTCAAGACAGCTTGGTTGAGCTAGCTTCCATCGACGATATTACGAAGCATTTGCACAGTGCTATGGGTGAATTCAGCCGCATTGTGAAGCGGCTGAGTATGCTTGGTATTTCTACTCGAATTGAATCGGCACGACTCGGCTCGAAAGGAATGGGGTTTAGCACGCTCTCTGATGATGTCGAAAAACTTGCCGCGAATATAATTAAACACTCCGAACAGATTGTTTCACAAAGTAAGTCTCTGGAAGAGTTGATTGTTTCAGCCAGAAAACGCACAGAACTGCTTGTTGAATCCCAAAAAGGGTACTCGAAAAGCCTGATTGATGAGCTGATGCTTCATCTTGAGACGCTTATCGAGTTGATGGAACGCTCTGAAGCGTTGTCAGCCCGCCTCACACAAAATACCAAAGAAATTGCTGAAAAAATTTCGGATGCCGTTTTATCCATGCAATTTCACGATATCGTGCGCCAACAGGTTGAACATGTTGAAGAAGCCTTGCGTGATGTGCTCAATGTTATTCGTGATCCAAACCAGTTTGCATTTTCTCAAGGCGACATCGCGACGACAGAACGAGAAATCATCGCTTGGATTAAAGATGTATGCCAAATTCAGGTTTCTCAGTTGGATCATGGTGAAGCAAGTTTTGTTCACGCCGTCGATACCTTTCGCACTAACATTCAAGGGATTGCTGGGCATATTTTAGATATTGGGCAAGACATTACTGAACTGACGGCCTCCGGAGGACGTGAGGGAAGTCAAGTATTGGATCGTTTGGATAGTGGAATAGGGCGCATTATGGATGGGCTACGTGCATTTGCCGAGCAAGGAGACGATATTGGGCGCATCATGAAGTCCGTTGCCGGAACTGTTATTGATATGAGTTCTTTTGTTTCCGAAATAGAAGAAGTCGGTTCTGAAATTGAACTTATCGCGATCAATGCAAGCATCAAGGCTGCTCACACGGGAGAAGAAGGGAAAGCCCTTGGAGTTCTTGCCTCGGCCATTCAACAGTTGTCGGTTCAAGCGAGACGACAGACGGATGCAGTCGGCAGCGTATTGTCTGATGTTTCTTCTTCGTCAGATATTTTGCAGGCAAATGCAGAAGCCTATCATGATATGTCGCAAGTTGAGTCTATGGTTGCCACGTTGAAATCCTTGGCAAGTGATATCAAACAGGTAAAAGCCGAGGTCGATGAAAATTTTATACGGCTTCACGACAAAAGCGAGTACCTTGGTAGTGCAGTCAACGATGCTGCTGACCAAATTCATTTTCACCATGAGGTTGCACGAACTCTTTCTTCGGGAAGAGCCGTTCTTCAAAAGATTCTTGATAATGCGTTGCACCTTGTTCCTCATGAAACCGATGAGAACAGACCGGAACGTCTTAAAGAACTTCTCAAGCGGTACACCATGGAAGTGGAGCGTAGCATTCATGAAAATGCTTCAGGAGAAAAGTCAGAATCTGATGACATTGAGCTTTTTACGAGTGATGATTCCACTGACTTGCATGATGATCTCGGCGATAACGTGGAATTATTTTAA
- a CDS encoding DedA family protein: MFPSLEYVIQTYGYAALFLGTFLEGETILLVAGFLAQSPVYGLDLHLVIATAFCGSLCGDQFAFYIGRFKGKQFINKREKWKARVGTVHRMLSRYHEILILSFRFFYGLRNLTPFILGTTDISGKKFFLLNAIGALVWAIIFGYCGFFFGKVVQEVLHDVHNAELIILGIVIGVLLLFWLRKVWRKKK, encoded by the coding sequence ATGTTTCCGTCGTTGGAATATGTTATACAGACCTATGGCTATGCCGCTTTGTTTCTCGGTACCTTCCTTGAAGGTGAAACTATCCTCCTTGTTGCTGGTTTCTTGGCCCAATCTCCTGTGTATGGCCTTGATCTTCATCTTGTTATTGCAACTGCTTTTTGTGGAAGTTTGTGCGGTGATCAGTTTGCTTTTTATATTGGCCGATTCAAAGGGAAACAATTCATTAATAAACGTGAGAAATGGAAAGCTCGTGTTGGTACTGTTCATCGCATGTTGTCCCGTTATCACGAAATTCTCATTCTGAGTTTTCGTTTTTTTTATGGTTTACGTAATTTGACTCCTTTCATTCTAGGGACAACAGATATTAGTGGGAAAAAGTTTTTTCTACTCAATGCTATTGGTGCTCTCGTTTGGGCTATTATATTTGGATATTGTGGGTTCTTTTTTGGAAAAGTTGTCCAAGAAGTGCTTCATGATGTCCATAATGCGGAATTGATTATTCTTGGGATTGTCATCGGGGTTCTTTTGCTGTTTTGGCTGAGAAAGGTGTGGCGAAAGAAGAAGTAG
- the ilvB gene encoding biosynthetic-type acetolactate synthase large subunit yields the protein MELTGAQILLESLVREGVDVMFGYPGGAVIDIYHHLPQYPLTHILTRHEQGAIHAADGYARAKGKVGVCLVTSGPGATNTVTGIATAYMDSIPVVIFTGQVPTPLIGNDAFQEVDIVGISRPCTKHNYLVKDIKEMAATIKEAFYLARSGRPGPVLVDLPKDILASKTTYHYPETVHMRSYNPTYEPNKKQVRRVVDLIRKAKKPLIYAGGGVIASNAHDDLQWLATTCQIPVTATLMGLGCIPGEDPLFLGMLGMHGTYTANHAVSEADLILAVGARFDDRVTGKVTTFAKKATLVHIDIDPTSIQKNVAVHVPVVSGCREFLSALRSEIEPCLKGDDCLPPHKEWLEQIHEWATTKPLHYESKPGVIKPQAVVESIYKITRGEAIITTEVGQNQMWAAQFYKFKYPRTFISSGGLGTMGYGFPAAIGAQMAFPDKLVIDIAGDGSIQMNIQEMATAVCYGLPVKIVILNNGYLGMVRQWQELFYQENYCSTCLDVAPDFVKLAEAYGATGFQITDPDAVESTLREAFALKSTVIVDVSVDPMENVSPMVPAGKSLTDMILV from the coding sequence ATGGAATTGACCGGGGCCCAGATTCTCCTGGAAAGTCTGGTCCGGGAAGGTGTCGACGTTATGTTCGGCTATCCCGGTGGTGCGGTTATTGATATTTACCACCATCTCCCGCAGTATCCCTTGACGCATATTCTAACGCGTCATGAACAGGGCGCAATCCACGCTGCTGATGGATATGCCAGGGCCAAAGGGAAAGTTGGCGTATGTCTCGTCACCTCGGGCCCCGGTGCTACCAATACGGTTACGGGGATTGCAACGGCGTACATGGACTCGATTCCCGTCGTTATTTTTACTGGACAGGTGCCCACGCCGCTCATCGGTAACGATGCCTTTCAGGAAGTCGATATTGTCGGGATTTCACGACCGTGCACAAAGCACAATTATCTGGTCAAGGACATCAAAGAGATGGCTGCGACCATAAAAGAAGCATTTTATTTGGCCCGCTCGGGACGGCCGGGACCTGTTTTGGTCGACTTGCCGAAAGATATCCTTGCGTCAAAAACGACCTATCATTACCCAGAAACGGTTCATATGCGTAGCTATAATCCGACATATGAACCAAACAAGAAACAGGTTCGTCGGGTTGTCGATCTCATTCGAAAGGCAAAAAAACCGCTCATCTATGCAGGTGGCGGTGTCATTGCTTCCAATGCGCACGACGATTTGCAGTGGCTTGCGACTACCTGTCAAATTCCGGTGACGGCAACTTTGATGGGCCTTGGATGCATTCCGGGCGAGGATCCGTTATTTCTCGGCATGCTCGGTATGCACGGCACCTACACTGCTAACCACGCCGTCTCCGAAGCCGATCTTATTTTAGCCGTGGGCGCCCGATTCGATGACCGCGTCACGGGAAAAGTGACTACCTTTGCCAAGAAAGCGACGTTGGTTCACATTGATATCGACCCGACATCAATTCAGAAGAATGTTGCTGTCCATGTTCCCGTCGTTTCCGGTTGTCGTGAATTTTTAAGCGCTCTCCGGTCGGAAATCGAACCATGCTTGAAAGGCGATGACTGCTTGCCCCCACATAAGGAGTGGCTCGAACAGATTCATGAATGGGCAACGACCAAACCGTTGCACTACGAGTCCAAACCTGGAGTGATCAAGCCTCAAGCCGTTGTTGAATCTATTTACAAAATTACTCGCGGTGAGGCCATCATCACTACAGAAGTTGGCCAGAACCAAATGTGGGCCGCGCAGTTTTACAAGTTCAAGTACCCGCGAACGTTTATCAGTTCGGGCGGACTTGGCACTATGGGCTATGGTTTTCCCGCGGCTATCGGTGCTCAAATGGCTTTTCCCGACAAGCTCGTTATCGATATTGCCGGAGACGGCTCCATTCAGATGAATATCCAGGAAATGGCGACTGCGGTCTGCTACGGTTTACCCGTAAAAATTGTCATTTTGAATAATGGATATCTCGGCATGGTGCGACAGTGGCAAGAACTTTTTTACCAAGAAAACTACTGCTCGACTTGCCTTGATGTAGCCCCGGATTTCGTCAAATTGGCCGAAGCATACGGTGCTACCGGATTTCAGATCACCGATCCTGACGCTGTGGAAAGCACCTTGCGCGAAGCATTTGCACTGAAAAGCACGGTTATTGTCGACGTGTCTGTCGATCCGATGGAAAATGTTTCGCCCATGGTCCCGGCCGGCAAGTCTCTCACCGATATGATTCTGGTCTAA
- a CDS encoding response regulator: MTKTIMTVDDSASVRQMVKMTLQKEGYDVIEASDGKDALGKLKGTVSMVITDLNMPNMDGISLIKEIRGMAAYKFVPIIMLTTESQAGKKQEGKTAGATGWIVKPFKPEQLLAVVKKVLR; this comes from the coding sequence ATGACAAAAACCATTATGACTGTTGATGATTCTGCAAGTGTCAGACAAATGGTAAAAATGACACTGCAAAAAGAAGGATATGATGTTATTGAAGCATCTGATGGGAAAGATGCTTTGGGAAAGCTCAAAGGAACGGTATCCATGGTCATTACTGACCTGAATATGCCGAATATGGATGGGATTTCGCTCATTAAAGAAATTCGAGGCATGGCTGCCTATAAGTTTGTTCCCATCATCATGCTGACCACGGAATCGCAAGCCGGGAAAAAGCAAGAGGGAAAAACAGCCGGTGCGACCGGGTGGATCGTCAAACCATTCAAACCAGAACAGCTTCTGGCGGTTGTGAAAAAAGTTCTTCGGTAA
- a CDS encoding chemotaxis protein CheA yields MSNDDFYRETFKEEAAELLIELENGLLELEDDPGNNDLINRVFRAMHTIKGSGAMFGFDDIASFTHDVETVFDDVRNGLLPVTSKLLDVSLSAKDYIKWLLEDPAAAYDQRGKEIVSQFHAFREEGTAKDEELNEEPADIPPASITAENIYTYRIRFRPNPNILTFGSNPLSYIEELVENGIPQIFSNVDAIPDLESITEEFCYVWWDLILASPLSPDDIKGVFLFIEDDCDISIELLVRADEFEERSTYKKLGEILIERGDIDVETLKRVLQSQKRLGDLLTEAGLVSPQVVQSALAEQNTLRSASPGRQRDRESDAASSIRVAADKLDKLVDLVGELVIVQSQIRQAATAKRDPLMKGLSEQLDRLSDELRDSTLDIRMLPIGTTFNRFRRLVRDLSAELGKEIELETFGAETELDKTVIERLVDPLVHLLRNSIDHGVEPPEDRKEAGKSSVGHVVLSAEHSGGDVSITIRDDGKGMDPHVLRQKAIAKGLIAADTELSDQECFHLVFMPGFSTAETVTSVSGRGVGMDVVKRSIDGLRGAVEIESTKGEGTAITIRLPLTLAIINGLQTETGGEYYVLPLSDVEECVELEHNEKSIDGRQFINLRGEIVPYIRLRDWFNIAGMAPPIEQIVISNVHGVRTGIVVDHVVGEHQTVIKSLGRLYHDIAGLSGATIQGDGTLALIVDVPNLIRSATSTEHDYARSTT; encoded by the coding sequence ATGTCCAATGACGATTTCTACAGAGAAACGTTCAAAGAGGAAGCAGCTGAGCTTCTTATCGAATTAGAAAACGGTTTACTGGAACTGGAAGACGATCCAGGTAATAACGACCTTATCAATCGCGTCTTTCGTGCCATGCACACCATCAAGGGTTCGGGAGCGATGTTCGGTTTTGACGACATTGCGTCATTCACCCATGATGTTGAAACTGTGTTTGATGATGTTCGCAATGGGTTATTGCCTGTTACCAGCAAGCTTCTTGATGTCAGCCTTTCCGCGAAAGACTATATTAAATGGCTTCTTGAAGACCCTGCCGCGGCCTATGATCAGCGCGGCAAAGAGATCGTCAGTCAATTTCATGCATTTCGCGAAGAAGGAACAGCGAAAGACGAAGAGCTCAACGAAGAGCCCGCTGATATCCCTCCAGCCAGTATAACCGCAGAAAATATTTATACATATCGTATCCGATTCCGCCCCAACCCCAATATACTGACGTTTGGGAGCAACCCTCTGTCGTATATTGAAGAATTAGTTGAAAATGGCATCCCTCAGATTTTTAGCAACGTTGACGCAATTCCTGATTTGGAATCCATAACGGAAGAATTTTGCTATGTATGGTGGGATCTTATTTTGGCTTCTCCGCTTTCCCCGGATGACATTAAAGGAGTCTTTCTCTTTATTGAGGACGACTGCGATATTAGTATTGAGCTTCTCGTTCGCGCAGATGAATTCGAAGAACGATCGACATACAAAAAACTCGGAGAAATTCTTATTGAACGAGGCGATATTGATGTCGAAACCTTGAAGCGTGTTCTTCAAAGTCAGAAACGCCTCGGCGATCTCTTAACCGAAGCCGGTTTGGTGTCTCCGCAAGTTGTACAGTCTGCTTTAGCAGAACAAAATACATTACGTTCCGCGTCACCTGGTCGACAGCGTGACCGAGAATCCGATGCTGCTTCAAGTATCCGTGTTGCGGCGGACAAATTGGACAAACTTGTCGACCTTGTCGGTGAACTCGTTATTGTTCAATCCCAAATTCGGCAGGCGGCTACGGCCAAGAGGGATCCCCTTATGAAGGGATTGTCTGAGCAACTCGATCGTCTCAGCGATGAACTTCGCGATTCCACGCTCGATATTCGCATGTTGCCTATTGGTACGACTTTTAACCGTTTCAGACGCCTTGTTCGTGATTTGTCTGCAGAATTGGGAAAAGAAATTGAGCTTGAAACTTTTGGTGCAGAAACCGAACTTGATAAAACTGTCATTGAACGACTTGTTGATCCGTTGGTTCACTTACTTCGGAACAGCATTGATCATGGCGTTGAACCTCCCGAAGACCGGAAAGAAGCAGGCAAATCGTCCGTTGGGCATGTCGTATTGAGTGCAGAACACTCAGGGGGAGATGTCAGCATTACCATTCGTGATGACGGTAAAGGCATGGATCCCCACGTATTGCGGCAAAAGGCTATTGCAAAAGGGCTGATAGCCGCGGATACGGAATTAAGCGATCAGGAGTGCTTTCATCTTGTTTTTATGCCGGGGTTTTCGACGGCTGAAACTGTAACGAGTGTTTCGGGCCGTGGTGTTGGTATGGATGTTGTTAAGCGAAGCATCGATGGATTACGCGGCGCTGTTGAAATTGAGAGTACAAAAGGTGAAGGAACGGCAATCACAATCCGTCTTCCTTTGACATTGGCCATTATAAATGGATTGCAAACCGAGACTGGGGGAGAGTATTATGTTCTTCCTCTGTCTGATGTGGAAGAGTGTGTTGAGCTGGAACATAACGAGAAATCCATTGATGGGCGTCAATTCATAAATTTACGTGGGGAAATTGTTCCATACATTCGTTTGCGTGATTGGTTCAATATTGCAGGGATGGCACCGCCTATAGAACAAATTGTTATTTCAAATGTTCATGGGGTACGGACCGGCATCGTCGTGGACCATGTTGTCGGTGAACACCAGACTGTCATTAAAAGCCTTGGAAGATTATATCACGATATTGCAGGTCTTTCCGGCGCAACAATTCAAGGCGACGGTACTCTGGCTCTTATCGTCGACGTTCCCAACTTAATCCGATCGGCGACTTCGACCGAACACGACTACGCAAGGAGCACGACATGA
- a CDS encoding chemotaxis protein CheW yields MTESSFNDNQYLTFTLEREQFALNIGSVREVLELTNITKVPRTPEFIRGVINLRGRAVPVVDLRMKFGMGETQRTVNTCIIIVEVELDGERTILGALADSVQEVYEMEPGSIDPPPRMGTRVKADFIRGMGKSGDQFIIILDIDKVFSAEELSAFSQVGGLQEDTAEHAVEVSV; encoded by the coding sequence ATGACCGAATCTTCTTTCAATGACAATCAATATCTGACGTTTACTTTGGAACGCGAACAATTCGCATTGAATATTGGTTCGGTTCGCGAAGTTCTTGAGTTGACGAACATTACCAAGGTGCCTCGGACACCCGAATTCATTCGAGGAGTTATTAATTTGCGTGGTCGGGCTGTGCCGGTTGTCGATCTTCGTATGAAATTTGGCATGGGAGAAACGCAACGCACAGTAAATACCTGTATTATCATCGTTGAGGTAGAGCTTGATGGTGAACGTACCATTCTCGGGGCCTTGGCTGATTCGGTCCAGGAAGTCTATGAGATGGAGCCGGGAAGTATTGATCCTCCGCCTCGCATGGGAACCCGTGTCAAAGCTGATTTTATTCGTGGAATGGGAAAAAGTGGGGATCAGTTCATTATCATTCTTGATATTGATAAAGTTTTTTCTGCTGAAGAACTGTCTGCGTTTTCTCAAGTGGGCGGTTTGCAGGAAGACACGGCTGAACACGCTGTTGAAGTTTCTGTATAA
- the ilvN gene encoding acetolactate synthase small subunit codes for MRHILSILMENEPGVLSRVAGLFSGRGFNIETLNVAPTLEAGVSHMTITTTGDDQIIEQIIKQLRKLVTVIKVIDLTGTKSVEREMMLIKVNAEEGKRAEILRIVDIFRCKVVDVDLDELTIQITGDHGKIEAIINLLQRFGIKDVIRTGAVAMRRSMQ; via the coding sequence ATGCGACATATTCTATCCATCCTGATGGAGAACGAACCCGGCGTCCTGTCACGTGTGGCTGGTCTGTTCAGTGGACGGGGATTCAATATTGAAACCCTCAATGTGGCTCCGACGCTCGAAGCGGGTGTCTCCCACATGACCATAACCACGACGGGCGATGACCAGATCATCGAACAAATCATTAAACAACTTCGCAAACTCGTTACCGTGATCAAAGTTATCGATTTGACGGGAACTAAGTCCGTTGAACGTGAGATGATGCTGATCAAAGTCAATGCTGAAGAAGGCAAACGAGCAGAAATTTTGCGAATTGTAGACATCTTTCGATGCAAGGTCGTTGATGTCGATCTTGACGAACTTACTATTCAGATCACCGGCGACCATGGAAAGATCGAGGCGATCATCAATCTCTTACAACGTTTCGGCATCAAGGACGTCATTCGTACAGGCGCTGTTGCTATGCGGCGTAGCATGCAGTAA